The following proteins come from a genomic window of Amyelois transitella isolate CPQ chromosome 24, ilAmyTran1.1, whole genome shotgun sequence:
- the LOC106137582 gene encoding EKC/KEOPS complex subunit TP53RK, producing the protein MVEELKILKQGAEAKLYLCTYLGKPTLIKERFKKNYRHPDLDATITKERIKNEARSIVRCKTAGVKTPTLYLVDFERRRIYMQHFENSITVKDFIINIVNKHVGNGVGDSVNYLDDVARLIGETVRQMHENNIIHGDLTTSNMLLVEKTESDENGDLKWLRKDNLELVMIDFGLSFIDSSTEDKGVDLYVLERALISTHNDCPGLFDKILEAYKKFSKNNVKEIISKFEEVRARGRKRTMVG; encoded by the coding sequence ATGGTTGAAGAGTTGAAGATATTAAAACAGGGTGCTGAAGCAAagctatatttatgtacctacctggGGAAGCCTACATTGATAAAAGAAAGGTTCAAGAAAAACTACAGACACCCAGATTTGGACGCGACAATCACCAAAGAGAGAATCAAAAACGAAGCGCGATCTATCGTTCGTTGCAAAACCGCAGGTGTTAAAACGCCTACATTATATTTAGTAGATTTTGAACGGAGGCGTATATATATGCAGCATTTTGAAAACAGTATTACTGTTAAAGATTTCATCATAAATATTGTGAATAAGCATGTCGGAAATGGGGTAGGTGATAGCGTAAACTATTTGGATGATGTTGCTAGACTTATCGGTGAGACGGTACGACAAATGCATgagaataatataattcatGGAGATTTAACCACTTCTAATATGCTGCTTGTTGAGAAAACTGAAAGCGATGAAAATGGTGACTTAAAATGGCTAAGAAAAGATAATTTGGAATTGGTTATGATAGATTTTGGTTTATCTTTCATTGATTCGAGCACCGAAGACAAAGGGGTTGATTTGTATGTGCTTGAGCGAGCATTGATAAGCACACACAATGATTGTCCGGGATTGTTTGACAAGATTCTGGAAGCTTACAAGAAGTTTAGTAAGAATaatgttaaagaaataattagtaAGTTTGAAGAAGTGCGAGCTAGAGGCAGGAAGAGGACTATGGTTGGATAG
- the LOC106137585 gene encoding gastrulation defective protein 1 homolog encodes MSKKPISFGKINFSLSKNQSVDSENEQSTSGFGSFGRTPIQDHKEIEELSDDLENQHVHQVMGIKNFGKKAKNFDIAEMMEQAKKTASEVNKRKLETDLAEKTAENNEEEAEDVIGPLPPVLKDTHSQESGENDSEDDLIGPPLPPSIIQDDSKEKKEKVKNSDGEDSYDELSGSDDEDLSLEKRIPNTHEVEMIHGTKAVVALAADPSGARLATGSIDYDVSFWDFAGMDSSMRSFRTLQPCENHPIKALQYSATGDSILVVSGSAQAKVLDRDGFEVLECVKGDQYITDMARTKGHTASLNSGCWHPHIREEFMTCSQDGTLRLWLTENPKQHKAVIKPRQQGGLKTNPTTCAFSRDGNTVACGCYDGSIQMWDHRKNFVNTTQVLRDAHQKQSEISSIQYSYLGTYLSSRGNDDTLKLWDLRCFKKPLNVFGNLFSRYEQTDCGFSPDDTMVFTGESLQRGQDVGRLLFYNTKTFELVTCIDVTKSHVVKAVWHAKLNQIFVGCGNGVVKCYYNQRRSLRGAKLCLIKTHRKKHSMEVVSSQQIITPHALPLFRQEKLRTNKKRMEKDRLDPVKSRRPDLPITSGQGGRVAASGSTLSSFVIRNLGLSKRVDDDQDPREAILKYAKEAEENPFWVAPAYKKTQPKTIFQSDGDEDGPSDAKKPKT; translated from the exons atgagTAAAAAGCCTATATCATTTGGCAAGATCAATTTCAGCCTGAGCAAGAATCAAAGTGTCGATTCCGAAAATGAACAATCCACATCTGGTTTCGGTTCTTTCGGGCGCACTCCTATCCAAGATCATAAAGAAATTGAAGAATTATCCGATGACCTTGAAAACCAACATGTGCACCAGGTTATGGGTATAAAGAACTTTGGGAAGAAGGCTAAAAACTTCGATATTGCAGAGATGATGGAGCAGGCGAAAAAAACGGCCTCCGAGGTGAATAAACGCAAATTGGAAACAGATTTAGCAGAAAAAACCGCTGAGAATAATGAAGAAGAGGCAGAAGACGTCATTGGACCATTGCCTCCAGTTTTAAAAGACACGCATAGTCAGGAATCAGGAGAAAATGATTCTGAAGATGATCTGATTGGTCCCCCATTACCACCAAGTATAATACAAGATGATTCAAAGGAAAAGAAGGAAAAAGTGAAGAACAGTGATGGGGAAGATAGTTATGATGAGCTTAGTGGATCTGATGATGAAGATTTGAGTTTGGAGAAACGAATACCAAATACACATGAA GTAGAAATGATTCACGGTACAAAGGCAGTGGTAGCATTAGCTGCGGATCCTTCAGGCGCCCGACTTGCCACCGGATCTATCGATTATGATGTCTCATTCTGGGATTTTGcag GCATGGACTCCTCGATGCGATCATTCCGCACCCTGCAGCCCTGCGAAAATCACCCTATCAAAGCCCTACAGTACTCGGCCACAGGAGATTCCATATTGGTCGTAAGCGGCTCCGCTCAGGCCAAAGTTCTTGACAGAGACGGTTTCGAAGTCCTCGAGTGTGTGAAAGGTGACCAGTACATAACCGATATGGCTAG GACGAAAGGCCACACGGCTTCCCTCAACAGTGGCTGCTGGCACCCTCACATCCGGGAAGAGTTCATGACGTGTTCCCAAGACGGAACTCTCCGTCTCTGGCTGACGGAGAACCCTAAACAGCACAAGGCGGTCATCAAGCCGCGGCAGCAAGGCGGATTGAAGACAAACCCTACAACTTGCGCTTTCTCGAGAGATGGCAACACCGTCGCGTGCGGCTGCTACGACGGCTCCATCCAAATGTGGGATCACAGAAAGAACTTCGTAAACACAACCCAAGTTCTAAGAGATGCGCATCAAAAGCAATCGGAAATTTCCAGTATACAATATTCGTATTTAGGAACGTACTTATCGAGCAGAGGTAACGATGATACGTTGAAACTATGGGACTTGAGATGCTTCAAGAAACCGTTGAATGTCTTTGGCAATCTGTTCTCGAGATATGAACAAACTGACTGCGGATTCAGCCCGGATGACACTATGGTTTTCACCGGAGAGTCTCTACAAAGAGGTCAGGACGTTGGCAGGCTGCTGTTCTACAATACTAAAACGTTTGAGTTGGTGACGTGTATAGATGTGACAAAGTCACACGTGGTCAAAGCGGTTTGGCATGCAAAGTTGAATCAAATATTCGTTGGTTGTGGCAACGGTGTAGTGAAGTGTTATTATAATCAGAGACGCAGTTTGCGCGGTGCTAAATTGTGTTTAATCAAGACACATAGGAAGAAGCATTCCATGGAGGTTGTCAGTTCACAGCAGATCATAACTCCTCACGCGTTGCCATTGTTCAGGCAGGAGAAGTTGAGGACGAATAAGAAGCGAATGGAAAAGGATAGATTAGACCCGGTGAAGTCTAGAAGACCAGATCTTCCTATAACCTCGGGGCAAGGGGGTCGCGTGGCTGCCTCTGGGAGTACACTGAGTTCGTTCGTGATCCGTAACTTGGGTTTGAGCAAGCGGGTTGATGATGATCAAGATCCAAGGGAGGCTATATTGAAGTATGCGAAGGAGGCTGAGGAGAACCCGTTCTGGGTGGCACCGGCGTATAAGAAAACACAGCCTAAAACGATTTTTCAGTCGGACGGCGATGAAGACGGTCCGTCTGATGCGAAAAAACCAAAAACTTAG
- the LOC106137583 gene encoding large ribosomal subunit protein mL39: MRRHISILTKLAYQNNAVKVSPLIRFLSSQEAIERRHHLFSLEKKRQHESVGRIEKIEVNYKGIPNDCVLIMNKDISTPYDCAKHLSEWHTESSALALLNGTIYWDMHRPLTENCTLELQTFDVKEPQAVNKAFWRTCSFLLGACATNAFKENVPVQLHSFPGPDIRSGSFVYDIDLPTLPDWKPTNQEMYSLSAEYVKVIRKKLPIERLEVGEELAKEMFLDNQHKTKQIPSIAKDNGKVTLYRVGKHVDISRGPMISNTAQVGRAAVTSVHTLTAPDNSSVKQLYRFQGVALPQGVILNHFAFSILLDRAKKLNSKRTPFNIDREDTREAAAATA; this comes from the exons atgagacgTCATATTAGTATATTGACAAAATTGGCTTACCAAAACAATGCTGTGAAGGTTTCACCACTGATAA GATTTTTAAGCAGCCAAGAGGCAATTGAACGTCGTCATCATCTATTTAGTTTAGAAAAGAAGCGCCAGCATGAGAGTGTAGGTCGAATTGAGAAGATTGAGGTGAATTATAAAGGAATACCAAATGATTGTGTTTTGATCATGAATAAGGATATTTCTACCCCTTACGATTGCGCTAAAC atctTAGTGAATGGCACACAGAGTCAAGTGCACTGGCCCTTCTGAACGGCACCATATACTGGGATATGCACCGGCCGTTGACTGAAAACTGCACTTTAGAG ttACAAACATTTGACGTCAAAGAACCCCAAGCGGTCAACAAGGCGTTCTGGCGGACATGCTCCTTCCTACTCGGCGCGTGCGCAACCAACGCCTTCAAAGAGAATGTGCCCGTTCAGCTGCACAGCTTTCCCGGACCAGACA tTCGCAGCGGCTCATTTGTTTATGATATAGACCTCCCCACCCTGCCGGACTGGAAGCCGACCAATCAGGAGATGTATTCACTCAGCGCGGAGTATGTTAAGGTTATCAGAAAGAAACTGCCCATTGAACGGTTGGAGGTCGGTGAGGAGTTAGCCAAGGAGATGTTTTTGGACAACCAGCATAAGACGAAGCAGATACCGAGCATAGCTAAGGATAATG GCAAAGTGACATTATACAGAGTGGGTAAGCACGTAGACATATCGAGAGGGCCAATGATAAGCAACACCGCGCAAGTAGGCCGCGCCGCTGTCACATCAGTACACACACTGACAG CACCTGATAACAGTTCAGTGAAACAGCTGTACCGTTTCCAAGGCGTGGCGCTCCCCCAGGGAGTCATCTTGAACCACTTCGCGTTCTCAATACTTCTCGACAGAGCGAAGAAGTTG aatTCAAAACGTACGCCGTTCAACATCGATAGAGAAGACACGAGGGAGGCGGCAGCCGCCACAGCCTAA